A window of Aulosira sp. FACHB-615 contains these coding sequences:
- a CDS encoding Ycf66 family protein: MLNLAQVTIGVKTSGLIEIKLIALSYIGVAIIYLILMIGWLVSRKNSLTNSALVIYVIQGIAVPIVILISGIILMIQGWRLDPVMQFQQFFLLLLIIYLSFRDIIFNLILRIR, encoded by the coding sequence ATGCTAAATTTAGCTCAGGTTACTATTGGAGTAAAAACATCTGGTTTGATTGAAATTAAGTTAATTGCGTTGTCGTATATAGGGGTAGCAATCATTTATTTAATTTTGATGATAGGATGGCTTGTTTCAAGAAAAAATTCTCTAACAAACTCAGCTTTAGTAATTTATGTTATCCAAGGAATAGCAGTACCTATTGTAATTTTGATATCTGGGATAATATTAATGATTCAGGGTTGGCGTTTAGACCCAGTTATGCAATTTCAGCAGTTTTTTTTATTATTGCTAATTATTTATCTAAGCTTTAGAGATATTATATTCAATCTAATTTTGAGAATTAGATAA
- the iscB gene encoding RNA-guided endonuclease IscB, protein MYVFVLDKNKQPLDPCHPARARELLQKGRAAVYKRYPFTILIKDRVLEKSVTHPHRVKIDPGSRTTGMTILQENTARCVFACEITHRGFQIREALLSRRQLRGSRRSRKTRYRKARFLNRTRPSGWLPPSLQSRIENILTWVNKLWFAAAVTVVLLLGVSLLVERSQLFHQQNNCYL, encoded by the coding sequence ATGTACGTTTTCGTCTTAGATAAAAACAAGCAACCACTTGACCCGTGCCATCCAGCAAGGGCAAGGGAGTTATTGCAGAAGGGAAGGGCTGCGGTCTATAAACGTTATCCATTTACGATTCTTATCAAGGATAGAGTTTTAGAAAAATCAGTCACACATCCACATCGGGTAAAAATTGACCCAGGTAGCCGCACCACAGGAATGACTATACTGCAAGAAAATACCGCCAGATGTGTATTTGCTTGTGAGATAACCCATCGTGGGTTTCAAATTAGAGAAGCACTTCTATCAAGAAGGCAGTTAAGAGGTTCCAGGCGATCGCGTAAAACACGTTATCGCAAAGCGCGATTTCTCAATAGAACTCGTCCCAGTGGTTGGCTACCACCATCATTGCAATCTCGGATTGAGAATATTTTGACTTGGGTAAATAAATTATGGTTTGCTGCTGCTGTAACTGTTGTACTGCTTCTGGGGGTAAGCCTGTTAGTCGAGCGATCGCAGTTATTTCATCAACAGAACAACTGCTATTTATAA
- a CDS encoding helix-turn-helix transcriptional regulator has protein sequence MIVFIALKKLREAAGLSQNDLARKTGYSPQFIQKIEQNKVKSLTLEAAARFCEALDCKPGDLLEEGEPPKKLAIDKGIALNPPLAKDGSHSNKRISDKTSELDLLKAA, from the coding sequence ATGATTGTGTTTATTGCATTAAAAAAATTGCGAGAGGCTGCTGGCCTTTCTCAAAACGACCTAGCTAGAAAAACTGGGTATAGTCCTCAGTTCATCCAAAAAATTGAACAAAATAAGGTTAAGTCCCTAACCTTAGAAGCGGCAGCCAGATTTTGTGAAGCTCTTGATTGCAAGCCTGGAGACTTACTTGAGGAGGGTGAGCCACCAAAGAAATTAGCAATTGACAAAGGGATTGCTTTAAATCCTCCTTTAGCAAAAGACGGATCTCACAGTAACAAAAGAATATCGGATAAAACTTCTGAACTTGATCTACTCAAAGCAGCCTAA